ACAGTTTTGTGCGCGTGAATTACCGGCCTCCGGACCGCGTGAGCTTTCGTTTCGCTTGCGGACGACCCTGCTGCCACGAGAGGGCGCTGGGGGGCACTCAAGCCGAGGGGCTTGCAGGGGGAGCGAGGGGGTTGCCACGTCGTCAGAACGTCAGGACGGCCCAGGATCACGTGAAGCCTTCGGACGGCCGTGGGCCGTGGGTATCGGAACAGAGGGGATACTGTGCCGCGGGGAAAGAGGGACCTCTGAGTTGTCAGAGACCGATATCGTCGCGTTAGCAGACGGGAATATGATTCTCCGGGGGCCGCGTTCCTTGAAGGGACACGAGGCGGCAGCGTCGCGGTCCGGGATTTCGAGGATCGAACGGATGGCCTTTTACGCCGGCGCCATAGGGCTGGGTCTCGGTCACAGCCTCAGCGCACAGCTCGTGCTCCTTGCCTACCAACTGTACCGACTTGCCGTCGATCCCAACGCGCGAGCCGTCCGTGCCACGCGCTCCACCATCGTCCTCCTTGCACTGGGTGCGTGGATGATGGTGTCGGGCGTATCGGCCGTCAGCCGCTTCGACGCCTGGGGTGGCACAGTGGGGATGGTCCTGAGTGTCTGGGTGACGCTCGGAGCGGTGAATAGGGTGATGACAGACCGTACTGGGCTGGGCCGACGCCTGATGCGGAGCTTTCTTGTGTCCAGCACCTTCGGTGCCGTATATGGACTGACCGTATTCGGTCTCTACTTGTCGGGGCGCGGGGGATTGCCACGCGCGGAGCTACCATTCGGTGGCTGCAATCTGGCGGGGACCGTGTTCGCCGTTGCGATAGTCGTAGCACTGGGGTGCATAGGCTTTGCGAGGCGCTGGGAGAAGATAGCACTCATCATTATGGTCGCCGTAATGGGAGCGGCATTGGGGGCAACACAATCGCGGGGGGGCCTGGTGGCACTCGGTGTGGGCCTGACGGTCCTTCTCGTGGTCAGTCTGCGCTCCCGTCGCTCAGGGAAGACGCTTGTCCTTGCCCTTCTAGGTCTCTTTGCTGTCTTTGTCACGTGCGCCGCTGTGTACCCGCCCCTCTTGGCACGATACGCGAGCATAGTGAGGCCGTCCGCCAACAGCGATCGCTTTGAGATCTGGCGCACAGCCATCCACATGCTGAGAGACCATCCGATCCTGGGGGTTGGAGTAAATAACTTCCATGAGGTGTACTTAAGCTATCCGCATCCCGAAGAGCGCAGCCACGAGGTGATGTCCACAGCGCACAACATCCTCATGGAGTTCGGCGCGTCGACCGGGATACCTGGGCTTGCTTTGTTTCTCGGCGTAATTTGCCTTGGCATCGCGAACGGCGCGAGGGCCTGTGGGCTTTTTCGGGCCCGACGGGTTCTTCGGATCCGATGGGCTTGCTCGCTGCCTCCCGCCCCCGAAGGGGCCACGGAACAGGCCTCCGGGACAGCCGCGGAACAGGCCGATGGAGAGGCCATGGGACACGTTCGCGGCGCGTCCGGGGTCGCCTTGGCCGCGTTCGCTACGCTCCTTGCGCATCTCCAGTTCGACCTCACTATATACTCGGGGAACATGCTTCCTCTCTTCTTCATCGTTTACGGCGTTCTCACGTACTTTGGCGAGCACGTGCCGGCTCGAGTTCGGGAATGCGAAGGAGCGCGCTCACGCTCCTGAAAGGGGGGACTCCCGCTCCAGCCTGGCGCGCCTGGCGCCGCTGCCGGCACGGGCGGCGTGACCAGGCGGCAAAGCGCCTGTGCCTGAGGCTGCGATGCTCCAGCGGCGCAGTGAGTGGGCGGCGCAGGGAGGATGGGTCGGAGGAAAGGGACGTATGGCAAGGCAGAACCGTGGTCAAAACCCAAATCAAGGCCGGGGCGAAAGCCAGGATCAGAGCGGGAACCAGGGCCAGGGCCGAGCGCAAGTTCGTAATCAGGGCCAGGACCAGGGGCGGGGCCGGCACCATGGCCGCAACCATAATGGCAGTTGGGGCCCGGTAGTGAGCGTAATAGTCCCGACTTACAACCGGAAGGCGATCCTGGAGAAATGCCTGCGTGCGCTTCTTGACCAGACGTTTCCTGCTGATCGTTACGAGATCGTCGTGATCGACGATGGTTCCACCGACGGGACGCGGGATATGGTAGACTATCTCGTCCGGCAGTGGCACGGACGGGCTCCGGAGGCCAGCGCAGTCGGCGGCGAGGTCCATGAGGCCGTCGGCCCGGCTCGCTGCCCACTCGTGTACCGCTACCGCGCCCATACCAGCGCGGCCGCGGCCAGGAACGAGGGCATTAGAATCGCCAGGGGTGTCCTGCTCATCTTCCTGGACAGTGACATCGTGACACGCGCAGACTTCCTGAAGGCCCACGTCATGGCGCACGTCAGTGAGGCCCTTCGGAAACGGAAAGGCTGGCGGTCGGAGGAGGGCCCGGGCGCGCGGGGTATGCCTGGTGTGCTGAGCCTGCAAGGTGTGACGTGGACGAGAGCCGGCCACGATGGCGATGATTTGGCCGCCATCCTGGACAGCAGCAAGGTCATAGTGCATGGGCGGGTCATCTACACGACGAACCTGGAGAACCCCACAGCCGAACCTCGCAAGATCTCGGACATCTCCATGGCATTTTTCGCCAGCGGCAATGTCTCAATCGCGCGCCGGTGGCTTATCGAGGCCGGTCTCTTCGACGAGGACTTCACCGAATACGGCTGGGAAGACCTGGAACTCGGCAAGAGGCTGAAGAAGCTCGGGCTGCGCGTTGTGCGGTCCGAGGCGCCCGGGGGCTACCATCTCAAACACGAATTTCGTGTCGAGAACCTCCCGGCCATCCGGCGCCGCGAGATCGAGCGCGGCCACATGGCCGTCGTGTACCTCAGGAAGCATCCAACCTTCAGCGTGCGCATGACCACGATGATCATCCCGCCGTTTTTCTGGCTGGTCTCGGTTCTTGCAGCCGGCGGTTGGCCTGACCGTCCGGGCGCCGCCCGCCTGCTGGATCGACTGCAGCGCGGCGGCCATCGCACTCTGGTGGCCGTCGCGCTGCAAATTATGGTCTACTACTGGTATGCCCAGGGGGTCAAGGAAGCCCTGGGCCGGCCAAGCGGGTCACCCGACGGCTCCTGAGGAGGCTGCGGGATCCCCTTCCAGCCGGGCTTCGAGCTGTGCGGTTTCCTCCTCGGACAGCATTTTGCCGAGGTCCACCAGGATGATGAGCCTGCCGTCGACCCGCCCAATGCCTCGCAGAAAGTCGGACCTTGCATCGGCGACGATGTCCGGCAGCGGCTCTATGGCATCGGTCGGGATGCGGATGACCTCGCAAACGGCGTCCACGATGAGGCCCACCGCCGGGCAGTTTTCGACGTTGGTAACCACGATGCGGCTGGAGTCGGTCCTCTTGCCAGCCACAGATGTGCCAGATGTTCCAGATGTGGCAGGCGTCCCGGATGCCACAGATGACCCGGGTGCCCCGGACACTACAC
Above is a window of Bacillota bacterium DNA encoding:
- a CDS encoding glycosyltransferase is translated as MARQNRGQNPNQGRGESQDQSGNQGQGRAQVRNQGQDQGRGRHHGRNHNGSWGPVVSVIVPTYNRKAILEKCLRALLDQTFPADRYEIVVIDDGSTDGTRDMVDYLVRQWHGRAPEASAVGGEVHEAVGPARCPLVYRYRAHTSAAAARNEGIRIARGVLLIFLDSDIVTRADFLKAHVMAHVSEALRKRKGWRSEEGPGARGMPGVLSLQGVTWTRAGHDGDDLAAILDSSKVIVHGRVIYTTNLENPTAEPRKISDISMAFFASGNVSIARRWLIEAGLFDEDFTEYGWEDLELGKRLKKLGLRVVRSEAPGGYHLKHEFRVENLPAIRRREIERGHMAVVYLRKHPTFSVRMTTMIIPPFFWLVSVLAAGGWPDRPGAARLLDRLQRGGHRTLVAVALQIMVYYWYAQGVKEALGRPSGSPDGS